Part of the Lotus japonicus ecotype B-129 chromosome 6, LjGifu_v1.2 genome, AGACTGCACGACAGAAGGCTGCTCAAGAGGCACAGAAAGAACTCCGATACGCCCAACAAGAGGCCATGCAGAGAAAAAAGGCAGAGAGGAAAAAGATGATTGAGGAGGCTGAGGCAAAGCTGGGTGCAGAGGCTATTCGAAAGAAAGAAGCAAAAGAGCGTGCTCGTCAAATGAAAAAGTCAATGCCAAGGATGAAGATATCGCGTGGTGCCTAATTCTTAGAGTTGGATGATTCACGAGTAGAATTGAAGGCAGCGTACGTTGTAGTTGGGTCCTTGCCTTTTGTTCAATTATGGCAATGTACCTCTGTTAGTTGGCATTTCCTCAGTTAGTTACACAGACAGATGTCGCAATGTCTTGGTAGATTTTGAATGTACCAAAATTTCGATTTTAGAGACATTTATAAGCCTCCTCATCCTCATAACTTAAATCTCCTTATCCTAGTTTCTAGTTGGCAATGTTGTTTTCACATTTTCATGTTACCAACATTCTAAAATGTATGCAGTGAAAAATGCCTCATCAACTTAAAAAATTTACTTGATATTTGTCGTAGTAACCTCTGTTTAAGTGGTGATGCATTTCGGTTTTATTTTATGGGCTTATGTGCATTTTGAAGTATAAAATAGAATTGAAATATTAAATCAGAAATTTATAAACTTGTTAATGTTGATTGGATACTGCAGAAGCTAAAATAGTAATGCTGATTTCAGCTGCTGAAAATCAAAATGACTTTCAGTTAAACAATCAGGTATGTCTCTTCACTCGAGGGAGAGGCAATCTTAGCCTTTGTCTTTTTGAAGCATCCTTCTCCCGCTTTTGAAATGCCCATAATTTTTCCCTTCACTCGAGGGAGAGGCAATCTTAGCCTTTAATCAATCCATTCAAACAGACTTTCTCAACATTTTAAGAgagaaaagggaaaagaaagtataggaatcaataaaaaaattcgTGTCCAAGTGTGAGAGTCAATCTTATTTGATCATTTTGTCAGTTTAGACAATAGACCTTTTCAAATTACAGTCTTTTGTCAGTAACAATGAGTTCAAAGTTTCTACATTTGTTATCATGCACTGCTTACTCATTCCTAGTCAGCTAACGACTAACGTCTATGTTATGAAAGATTATTGTACAAGTTACAATTGTGTCACAAGTGTAGTATTCCACATAAAATCACGAGATAACCAATATCTTCAAGGATCTTTGAACGGGCATAACATGTTCCTTTCACTTCTTAGGAGTCTTCAAATATCCAGCTGCTATTAATAGCCAACTGCAAGTAACTTTGGCAAGTTAACTGGGAAGGGAAGGGGAGGGCTATTACAGGGTCCAGTGTAAGCATTTTCACCAGGACACAAGGAGCAAGAATAGTTCTATTGTTTTTGTCAATCGCCTGAAGCAATTACAACAAAAACATCACCAAGGGACCATTTTCTTGCCACCAATTTTTCTGAAGGGTTGATAATAGCACGCTCTTGGTTAGCGAGGCGATAGCCTATAATAATCTCCTGTCTTGCACGACCCCTAATCATTATATCATAAAAACAGAGCTCCTCCTggtcaaataaataaaactctGCAGGCTTAATGCACATCTCGTTCCCCTGCCATAAGTGCACAGAAAAAccaatatatatatgttattgtGATCTTCTAGTACAAAATCATATGAAATAatcaaatattataaaaatgcAAAACTACAAGTTCGAAGTTTACAGATTGGCCACTCCAAAGAAATTAATGACTTGTATGAGATATGTCCAGAGAATGAAATTCAACTGATCTATCAACATTTGAGAAATGGCCAAAATCAAGTTCAAATTGAGGGCTACCTGCTCTGCAAATAATTCCTCAAGAACACGGTTGATTTGCTTATCTTCAGCAACCATAGCTAGTGCCATGCTTACCAGTTCATTAGATAACACATAATCACTGATTCTGGACACAGACACTAGATTTCTAGTCCTAGAATCCAAAATTTCGCTAATTATAATTGATTTATCTGAAGCTTGCTGCATTTCACGGATCCAAGAGTTGTGAGAGAACCCAGATAACCTCAAAGACGTTGACTTTGTGTCTTTGTATGGTAGACGTCTTGACTACAAAATTAAAGATAGGGGAGAGGAGATGGATTTTCATTAGAATTTGAAACACAATACAATGTGACAGTTGTACATCTATACATCCACAACAGCGGTTACCTGTATATCACGGATGAGCAGAAGGGTAGCTAGAGATCTTGAGTCAGAATGAGCAACAGAGTCCTCCACTGACTCATCTGCAAGAATAAGGATCTGTTTTCTTAGAGTTAGTATACAGTTgaagaaaattttcattttctttgcttGGCTGTCTTTGATCTAGGCATATTTTATTGACACTTAATTCCAACGTGCTCCTAATTATATTTTGACAGAAACACCATCTACCAGTCACCACATTTACAATCATTCTAATAataactccccccccccccccccccccccgcggAAGAAAGCAGGAAATTGCTAATAATGGCATATGAGCTAGAAGCAAACCTAGTTTGAAATATGAACATCAATTAATGTCTAGTTTTTCTTTGGTTAATCATGGCATAGTGCTTAAATGGTAATGGATTCCCTCCTCAAGGCACACTGACACACTTCAAGTTTGAAATGCTACAAATATTAAGAGAATATTTAAAACTTACGGAATCAAAAGTCTCCAATGGAAGACTCTCTAGGTGCCGCCTAATGACAGCATTTCCCTCCCTATGGACAAGCTTTATGTTCTCTAGCCCAAAAACATCAAGTCCACCAGCGGCAAGCTTCTTCTCTCTTTCCTTTTCAGGAACCTCATTGAACATCCAGAGTTCTGAACCTGGAGCCAAGAATGCTTCTAAAACCTATGAAACAACAATGATCAAGCATATTTCAAAAGGTTATGGTTAAATTAATTAGTGAAGGAGCTggatttattaaatgaaatatttgGCTCATGGTTCtatcattattaatattatgGGACCAATAAGCATTGGATCCACCACATGATGTAGCTTCTTACCATCCACACTTAGGTATTCTGCCTCTTCTTCATATATTCTACCAAAAGCTATCCAATTTAACATGCATTAAGTGAAGTAACAAAGACAAATATACTTTGTTGGATAGGATGGTTATTGGCTGAAAGCACCAGTAAGAAAGAGTTTGAACCCCACTGGACGGACCTTGTGGCCCAGGTATGATGCTAATTACCAGTGAAGAGTAGCAACCCAAAGGGTGTGGGGAAACCTGACAGCCTTCCCAAAAATACCAGGTGTAATTGTTCTTGTTAAGTGTAAAATGTTACCAAGGAAAAAGTTTTATTTACCAAGGAATTGTTTACCCTAAATTAAAGGGTGACTAAGGGTGCATCAGCATTTGGATAaaaattgtcaaaaaaaaaacttggatGTAGACTTTTGTTAGAATTCATAAGCTATCTTTCTTCCTTTTAATTGGAAGCTGATTGAGGGGAAATTGATTGACAAAATATGCTCAAAAAATTCTTCTAGCATCCAATATTAGATTGGGGTATAAGCTGAGGTCAGTAAATACAAATATGCTTCAAACTACATCCTCTCCACCGCTCACTCTTCCAAAATCTTCTTTTCTCTGACTTTTCAGCAGGGCTTgatattcattttaaaaaaaatatctttcAAAGAATCGAACAATTAACATGGTTTGGTGAAACTGATTCTAGAATGTCCACAGAAGGATTAACCCTATGCTGTAATTTGATAATCACAAATTCATTCCTTGAAGGCATAGAATCTCGATTTGATAACAAAAAATTGATCACAAGACCCTCATGTCTTTGGCATATGTTCTAGCTAATTCTATTTCCAAATACAGTCTTCAAGAGTGTCAAAATTCAGTCCTCTTTAGTAATTCAATGATAATCAAGATTTTTCAGATGTGGACTATTTGATCTATTCTATGTTTTTTCAAAGGGTGAATTACTTCTTTTTACACATCAATATGATAGTCCATAACAGCAATTAGCAATGTAGCTTCTAAAAACGTAAGGATATTTAAGGCATTAGAATGGAGTGTACACAGTAAGGGAATTACCATGATCATATCATCAATATCACGGCGCCACCCACAAAATAATATCTTTTCCGGATATTTTGGTGCATCAGGTATCCTAGGGAAAAAGCCCTTGAGCACCTGCACAAAATATGAAACATTAAAAACTACATGTAATATATACTATTGGTGTCTGATTACAGATATTAATTACATAAGTCACCTATTATCATTGATATAATGAATCCGAGACAGTGAGGAAGATATACATTTCCAATTAGGCAAACATACTAAATGGACCCAAACCCAATGCTAAAGAGGATTAGAGCAGAAGATAACCTCTGGAAGAGAACCAGGAGAGTAAGTGTCATCATCTTCAGCTATAACAAGGACTTCATCACCATCTCTCATAACATAACTATCATCAGGATTTATGACAATCTTCCCCCCATCTGCAGCAACCTTAACTCCACAAGGTATTGCATCAGGAAATGAAATTAATATGTCTTTGAAAGATAAGCCATCCAGTTCAGGCCATCTTTTGATGTAAAACTCAGCATTCTCAAATCCCAGAATATCTTCCCATATCTGGCCAAGAGAAGAAAACAAATGGACACACACCACAGTCAGGTACATGGAAACCAAGTGCAACATAGAAGTTATTATTAGTGTGTTTGTTTTTAGCGTTGAGATCTTCCCAAACCATGGTTTTAATAAAAGCTATACCTTGTAGTGTTGGCCAAAACCATATTTTTGAGGATACTCAACTCAAAACCAAACAAGCACTAAGTCCGTAATATCGAGCCACTAGAAGGACAAAAACTAGTTGTCAATTTTTCTATCTAGGTAATAGGCTTTATATTACAAGTGGAAATAGTTCATGcagaaattcatcttgtaagaGACAAGATTCGTGAAGCATTCTGTATGTAACGTATTAAGCACACTCTGGTTATGGAAAAACACATACAAAGAAAAAAAGGCAAGCAATCCGTCATGAGGGAGGGTGGAAGAGAGCTAGGACATCAAACTCTCACCCCCGGGACTGTGGCCTACCAACTTCAGCGATGTTTACTAGAGGGATCAAGTTATTTGAATAACCTGTGCAAGGCCAGGCTGCAGAGCACACTGAATCATCAATCGTCCAATTACATCATGTGCAACAACTGTTTCAATGAGTTCTCCACCAACAAGTTTCACTAGGGGTTCATTGTCAAGGTCACTCATCTCGACGACAACATGTCCCCTTAAGCCCTCCTTTACGCCTGTTAAGCTCAAAACAACTCTCAAAGCACGTGCATCACTCTGAAAGCAGAAAATTTGAGAAAAACATAAACTAAGAAATTCCTCAGGAGGAGTTAGTCACTACTCACTAAAATAAACAAGTTGGTAAATGACCTGATCTGCATTTTCATCTGAAGCTAATACAATGATTGCTCGTGCCTTTGAAACTGAAACCTGCAAATAAATAATAGTTAAATTTAAGAGGGTAGAGAACAGTTAGTTAGAGAGAAGGTAAAGGCGAACAACCCAAAGGGCCAAAACATATTCCCCATATCATATGGTCCATCGAGATTATGGTTAAAATTACCTTTTCCTTGAAAACAGAACAAAGAAATCACATCAATACCTTCTTTAGGTCAGCAAGTATAAGAGGACTGCCGCTCCTACAAATCACAGATGTCCCCATGAAATCAAATTCCAGCTTTGTTATATCCATTTCCATTtcctccttttctttttctgcaAGCACCACAAtaacaccaccaccaacactcTTATTTGCTATTGCTAGCTGCTTCAACAGTGAACCCTGCAATCAAATATGACCTATCAGCCACTATTTGTCCTATTATCAAGAAAAATAGCTAATGCACTCCTGTACAAAACTCAATCAGAGGAACTCAGATAACTAATGAGCTGAAACAATATACAAACAACCCAATATAAGAAATCTCTCAACATTGTATCCCAAGTCACATCTCAAAAACTCAGCTTAGTTAATGGAAAACAATTTAGGAGATTACCAATTTGTCACTCCAGCCAAGAATGAGTATGTGGTTTCTTTCAATGACTTCACACTTGCCTTTTCTGAGTGAATCTACCTTCTCTGATATAGCATCTGAAACAAGCCCAAGCATCATAGCAAATATGAGCATGCCACCTGAACTAATTGAGACAGAGACGACCCTCTGCCCGGTTCCTTGTGTTTCAGCATGATTTCCTGAGTCAGCCACATAAGTCCAAGAGTGCCAAAGTGCTTCAGCAAGGCTACCACCAGTGACGGCATAGAGTGCTAAACCACCAAATCCTATGAGAAATAGAGTTGCAAAGAGAAGCGCGAGCAGCTTTGCATAAGGATATATGGAGAAAAAGACATCTAGCATATAAGCAATCCTCTTCTTTAACGGTACATCCTCCTTGTTATTGTGTGTTCTCCTCAAGAAATTGATAATTTGAGGAAGGTAGTCAAGATATTTGTAGAGCAGAAAAGGCAAAATGAGCGTGAAGAGCACAATATACAAAGCTGCTTTTCTACTGAGGATATAAGAAAAGGAGGCGTCGTGTATTGGTATAGAGATTTTTCCATTTCCATGACCGGAAGAAAAATGAATTTGACTTTGACGACACAGGTGAAGTTTGTGATCCTGCAAGCAGATATACTGATAAATAATGTAGGCAGCAGCATAATAAACATGATGTGAATGAgcatattaaataaatttgcaTACCTCGAGTTTGGCAAGCTTGTACTGTAGATAAGAGGAATAGGGTACAAAAATAATACAAGTGATGATGAGCTGCAAGTGCAACAAAAAAAAGAGCGGttcagataattgaaaatgAATGATCTAATAGGATAGGATAGGCGGGagagaaagaaacaaaaaaggtAGGAAAATAGCAACGGTAGGTTTTAATGAGAGAATCTATCTAATAGCAACAATAGAAATATGATCACCAGATAGAAGATCGGAGGAGAGCGGTGGTTATGGTGTTGCGGTCTGGCGACGGGGGAAGAGGAAGGaacgggaggaggaggaaggtcGGTATTGGTATTGGTATTGGTATTGGTATTGGTATTGGTATTGgtattggttttggttttggttttggttttgggaATGGTATCGAAGCGGAGGTTAGAAGTAGAAGGGGGTTTGACGGAGGAGGGTCTTCTTTTCCTGGTGGTGGTGCCGAGGAAAGAAGGATAGTTCCACTGGTGATCTGAGAAATcagcgggaggaggaggagcgttgttgttgttgttgttgtcaatGGAGACTCTGAGATGCAAGGGGCggtttgatgatgatgatgatggtggtggaagTAGGGTCTTAGTCTTCTTCAATGGTGGCTTGATGACAGTACTGAGATTGGGAGATTCTTCGtcattgctgttgctgttgctgttgctgttgctgtttgcTGCTGCTACTGGTAGTGGTATCATTCTAACTCTAATTCGTTTATTAGAAGATAGATTGATTCAGGAAGGAGAGGACAGTGAAGGGATCTAcaatgctctctctctctctctctctctctctctcgagtGAAAGCGCGGAAGGAAGGACAATATTTTAATCTCTCTTCCGTGGGTGGGACCCTTATCTTACTCACGTGGCTGCTCTCTCTCATAGACTCTACGTGGCATAATTTCAAGGTAAACATGAACAACTTAATAAGGAATAGTCGTTTCATTAAACAACCACGTGCTTAGCATTAGCATGCTTTTAACC contains:
- the LOC130723105 gene encoding ion channel POLLUX isoform X2; amino-acid sequence: MIPLPVAAANSNSNSNSNSNDEESPNLSTVIKPPLKKTKTLLPPPSSSSSNRPLHLRVSIDNNNNNNAPPPPADFSDHQWNYPSFLGTTTRKRRPSSVKPPSTSNLRFDTIPKTKTKTKTNTNTNTNTNTNTNTNTDLPPPPVPSSSPVARPQHHNHRSPPIFYLLIITCIIFVPYSSYLQYKLAKLEDHKLHLCRQSQIHFSSGHGNGKISIPIHDASFSYILSRKAALYIVLFTLILPFLLYKYLDYLPQIINFLRRTHNNKEDVPLKKRIAYMLDVFFSIYPYAKLLALLFATLFLIGFGGLALYAVTGGSLAEALWHSWTYVADSGNHAETQGTGQRVVSVSISSGGMLIFAMMLGLVSDAISEKVDSLRKGKCEVIERNHILILGWSDKLGSLLKQLAIANKSVGGGVIVVLAEKEKEEMEMDITKLEFDFMGTSVICRSGSPLILADLKKVSVSKARAIIVLASDENADQSDARALRVVLSLTGVKEGLRGHVVVEMSDLDNEPLVKLVGGELIETVVAHDVIGRLMIQCALQPGLAQIWEDILGFENAEFYIKRWPELDGLSFKDILISFPDAIPCGVKVAADGGKIVINPDDSYVMRDGDEVLVIAEDDDTYSPGSLPEVLKGFFPRIPDAPKYPEKILFCGWRRDIDDMIMVLEAFLAPGSELWMFNEVPEKEREKKLAAGGLDVFGLENIKLVHREGNAVIRRHLESLPLETFDSILILADESVEDSVAHSDSRSLATLLLIRDIQSRRLPYKDTKSTSLRLSGFSHNSWIREMQQASDKSIIISEILDSRTRNLVSVSRISDYVLSNELVSMALAMVAEDKQINRVLEELFAEQGNEMCIKPAEFYLFDQEELCFYDIMIRGRARQEIIIGYRLANQERAIINPSEKLVARKWSLGDVFVVIASGD
- the LOC130723105 gene encoding ion channel POLLUX isoform X3, which encodes MIPLPVAAANSNSNSNSNSNDEESPNLSTVIKPPLKKTKTLLPPPSSSSSNRPLHLRVSIDNNNNNNAPPPPADFSDHQWNYPSFLGTTTRKRRPSSVKPPSTSNLRFDTIPKTKTKTKTNTNTNTNTNTNTNTNTDLPPPPVPSSSPVARPQHHNHRSPPIFYLLIITCIIFVPYSSYLQYKLAKLEYICLQDHKLHLCRQSQIHFSSGHGNGKISIPIHDASFSYILSRKAALYIVLFTLILPFLLYKYLDYLPQIINFLRRTHNNKEDVPLKKRIAYMLDVFFSIYPYAKLLALLFATLFLIGFGGLALYAVTGGSLAEALWHSWTYVADSGNHAETQGTGQRVVSVSISSGGMLIFAMMLGLVSDAISEKVDSLRKGKCEVIERNHILILGWSDKLGSLLKQLAIANKSVGGGVIVVLAEKEKEEMEMDITKLEFDFMGTSVICRSGSPLILADLKKVSVSKARAIIVLASDENADQSDARALRVVLSLTGVKEGLRGHVVVEMSDLDNEPLVKLVGGELIETVVAHDVIGRLMIQCALQPGLAQIWEDILGFENAEFYIKRWPELDGLSFKDILISFPDAIPCGVKVAADGGKIVINPDDSYVMRDGDEVLVIAEDDDTYSPGSLPEVLKGFFPRIPDAPKYPEKILFCGWRRDIDDMIMVLEAFLAPGSELWMFNEVPEKEREKKLAAGGLDVFGLENIKLVHREGNAVIRRHLESLPLETFDSILILADESVEDSVAHSDSRSLATLLLIRDIQSRRLPYKDTKSTSLRLSGFSHNSWIREMQQASDKSIIISEILDSRTRNLVSVSRISDYVLSNELVSMALAMVAEDKQINRVLEELFAEQVALNLNLILAISQMLIDQLNFILWTYLIQVINFFGVANLGTRCALSLQSFIYLTRRSSVFMI
- the LOC130723105 gene encoding ion channel POLLUX isoform X4, which encodes MIPLPVAAANSNSNSNSNSNDEESPNLSTVIKPPLKKTKTLLPPPSSSSSNRPLHLRVSIDNNNNNNAPPPPADFSDHQWNYPSFLGTTTRKRRPSSVKPPSTSNLRFDTIPKTKTKTKTNTNTNTNTNTNTNTNTDLPPPPVPSSSPVARPQHHNHRSPPIFYLLIITCIIFVPYSSYLQYKLAKLEYICLQDHKLHLCRQSQIHFSSGHGNGKISIPIHDASFSYILSRKAALYIVLFTLILPFLLYKYLDYLPQIINFLRRTHNNKEDVPLKKRIAYMLDVFFSIYPYAKLLALLFATLFLIGFGGLALYAVTGGSLAEALWHSWTYVADSGNHAETQGTGQRVVSVSISSGGMLIFAMMLGLVSDAISEKVDSLRKGKCEVIERNHILILGWSDKLGSLLKQLAIANKSVGGGVIVVLAEKEKEEMEMDITKLEFDFMGTSVICRSGSPLILADLKKVSVSKARAIIVLASDENADQSDARALRVVLSLTGVKEGLRGHVVVEMSDLDNEPLVKLVGGELIETVVAHDVIGRLMIQCALQPGLAQIWEDILGFENAEFYIKRWPELDGLSFKDILISFPDAIPCGVKVAADGGKIVINPDDSYVMRDGDEVLVIAEDDDTYSPGSLPEVLKGFFPRIPDAPKYPEKILFCGWRRDIDDMIMVLEAFLAPGSELWMFNEVPEKEREKKLAAGGLDVFGLENIKLVHREGNAVIRRHLESLPLETFDSMSQWRTLLLILTQDL
- the LOC130723105 gene encoding ion channel POLLUX isoform X1 translates to MIPLPVAAANSNSNSNSNSNDEESPNLSTVIKPPLKKTKTLLPPPSSSSSNRPLHLRVSIDNNNNNNAPPPPADFSDHQWNYPSFLGTTTRKRRPSSVKPPSTSNLRFDTIPKTKTKTKTNTNTNTNTNTNTNTNTDLPPPPVPSSSPVARPQHHNHRSPPIFYLLIITCIIFVPYSSYLQYKLAKLEYICLQDHKLHLCRQSQIHFSSGHGNGKISIPIHDASFSYILSRKAALYIVLFTLILPFLLYKYLDYLPQIINFLRRTHNNKEDVPLKKRIAYMLDVFFSIYPYAKLLALLFATLFLIGFGGLALYAVTGGSLAEALWHSWTYVADSGNHAETQGTGQRVVSVSISSGGMLIFAMMLGLVSDAISEKVDSLRKGKCEVIERNHILILGWSDKLGSLLKQLAIANKSVGGGVIVVLAEKEKEEMEMDITKLEFDFMGTSVICRSGSPLILADLKKVSVSKARAIIVLASDENADQSDARALRVVLSLTGVKEGLRGHVVVEMSDLDNEPLVKLVGGELIETVVAHDVIGRLMIQCALQPGLAQIWEDILGFENAEFYIKRWPELDGLSFKDILISFPDAIPCGVKVAADGGKIVINPDDSYVMRDGDEVLVIAEDDDTYSPGSLPEVLKGFFPRIPDAPKYPEKILFCGWRRDIDDMIMVLEAFLAPGSELWMFNEVPEKEREKKLAAGGLDVFGLENIKLVHREGNAVIRRHLESLPLETFDSILILADESVEDSVAHSDSRSLATLLLIRDIQSRRLPYKDTKSTSLRLSGFSHNSWIREMQQASDKSIIISEILDSRTRNLVSVSRISDYVLSNELVSMALAMVAEDKQINRVLEELFAEQGNEMCIKPAEFYLFDQEELCFYDIMIRGRARQEIIIGYRLANQERAIINPSEKLVARKWSLGDVFVVIASGD